The genomic interval AGTCGGGGTCGGGAAGGCCTGCGGTATAGAGGTGGCGGGCGATGTCCATAGGGGTCAGCCTTTCCGAAAGTTCCTTGGGGGAAAGACCCCTTTCCCAAGCCTCCAGGAGGAGCCTTTTCACCGCATCCACGATCTCCTCCCGTCCCCCGTAGCCCAAGGCGATGTTCAGCACCATGCCCTGGTGGTGCCGGGTGCGCTCCTCCAGGCGCTCCAGGGCCCTTAGCACCTCCCCTGAGAACCCCTCCCGCCGCCCGATGAAGCGCACCTGCACCTGGTGCTCCAGGATGCGATGGTCCTCCGCCATCCTCTCCGCCTCCCGCACGAAAAGGCGCATCAGGGTTTCCACCTCCTCGGGCGGGCGCTGGAAGTTATCCGTGGAGAAGACCCAGACCGTCACGGTCCTAATCCCCATCTCCAGACACCACTCCAGGACCTCGTAGGCCTTCTGGACCCCGAACTCATGCCCCTTGGCGGGGGAAAGCCCCAAGGCCCGGGCGTAACGGCGGTTCCCATCCAGGATGAGGCCCAGGTGCTTGGGGACCGGGCCCCCTTTCACCTCCTTGAGGAGGCGCCTTTCGTAAAGCCAGTAGAGGGGCCGGGAAAGGGAGAGGAGGCGGCGGACCATACCCTTTCCACCCTAAGGCGGGAGGATGAGAAAGGGAAGGCCCGGGGAAACCTACCGGTAAAGCTCCCGGGCGATGATGTGGCGCTGGATCTCCGAGGTGCCCTCGTAGATCTCCGTCACCTTGGCGTCGCGGTAGTAGCGCTCCACCCGGTAGTCCCGGTGGTAGCCATAGCCGCCCAGGACCTGCACCGCCTCCCGGGTCACCTCCACCGCTACGCTGCTGGCGAAGAGCTTGGCGGCGCTGGCCTCGAGGGTGAACCGCCCCCCGGAGTCCTTTTTCCTGGCGGCCTCCAGCACCAAGGCCCGGGCCGCGGCGATCTTCACGTGCATGTCGGCGATCTTGAAGGCGATGGCCTGGTGCTCCCGCAGCTTCTTGCCAAACTGCTCCCTCTCATCGGCATAGGCCTTGGCGATCTCAAAGGCCCCCCGGGCGATGCCCACCGCCTGGGCCGCCACCCCAACCCGGCCCGAATCCAGGCCTGCCAGGGCGTAGGCCAAGCCCCTTCCCTCCTCGCCCAGGAGGTTTTCCTGGGGCACGAAGACCTCCTCCAGCCGCACCTCAGCGGTGTGGGCGGCGTGGAGGCCCATCTTCTCCTCCGGGGGGCCAAAGGAAAGGCCGGGGGTGTCCTTCTCCACCAGGAAGGCGCTGATGCCCTTCTCGCCCCTGGCCATGACCACGTAGAGGTGGGCCTGGCCTGCGGAGGTGATCCAGCTTTTCTGGCCGTTCAGCACGAAACCCCCGGGCACCCTCCTGGCCTCCGTGCGGATGCTGGCGGCATCGGAGCCCGCCTGGGGCTCGGTGAGGCAGAAGGCCCCGATCCACTCCCCCCGGGCCAGGGGCACCAAGTACCTCTTTTTTTGCTCCTCGGTGCCAAAGCGAAGGAGCATGTACTGGGGAAGGCCACTGGTCACCGAAAGCACCACGGCCACGCTGGGGTCGGCGGCGGCGATCTCCTCGAGGGCCAGGACCCAGGTCACCGAGTCCAGGCCCACCCCTCCCCATTCCTCCGGGGTGGTCATGCCCAAAAAGCCCAGCTCCGCCAAGGCCTTTAGCTGGGGCCAGGGGTACTCCCCCCTGCGGTCGTACTCCGGGGCCAGGGGGTAAAGGACCTCCTTGGCCACCTGCCGTACCGTGTCCAGCACCAGCTTCTGCTCGGAAGTGAGGGTCATCGGGAATATCGTATCACCGCACCCCCGTAAAAAAGCGTCATGCATGGGGAGGCCAAAGGCCTTGGGAAAGCCCTCCCCACCCTCAGGAAGGGGGCTCACCCCAGCGGGGAGCCCGCTCTGCGCTCAAGCCCAGGTGGTCCAGGATGCGCTGGGTGATGAAGCCCAAAAGCTCCCGGATCTCCTTGGGCCGGTGGTAAAAGCCGGGGCTCGCCGGGAGGATCAGGGCCCCAGCCTCCGCCGCCCGCACCATGGCCTTAAGGGTGGGAAGGGGCAGAGGAGCCTCCCGGGGCACCAGGATCAAGGGGCGCCTTTCCTTTAGGTGGACGTAGGCTGCCCGGGTGAGGAGGGTATCCGCCAGGCCCAGGGCGATCTTGCTAAGGGTGCTGGCGGAACAGGGCACCACCACCATGCCCTGGGTGCGAAAGGAGCCCGAGGCGATGGGGGCACCCAGGTCGCCGTCCTTGTAGACCCGCTTGGCCAAAGGGTAAAG from Thermus neutrinimicus carries:
- a CDS encoding isoprenyl transferase; translated protein: MVRRLLSLSRPLYWLYERRLLKEVKGGPVPKHLGLILDGNRRYARALGLSPAKGHEFGVQKAYEVLEWCLEMGIRTVTVWVFSTDNFQRPPEEVETLMRLFVREAERMAEDHRILEHQVQVRFIGRREGFSGEVLRALERLEERTRHHQGMVLNIALGYGGREEIVDAVKRLLLEAWERGLSPKELSERLTPMDIARHLYTAGLPDPDFIIRTSGEIRLSGFLLWQSAYSEFYFADVLWPEFRKIDFLRALRSYQARERRFGR
- a CDS encoding acyl-CoA dehydrogenase family protein; amino-acid sequence: MTLTSEQKLVLDTVRQVAKEVLYPLAPEYDRRGEYPWPQLKALAELGFLGMTTPEEWGGVGLDSVTWVLALEEIAAADPSVAVVLSVTSGLPQYMLLRFGTEEQKKRYLVPLARGEWIGAFCLTEPQAGSDAASIRTEARRVPGGFVLNGQKSWITSAGQAHLYVVMARGEKGISAFLVEKDTPGLSFGPPEEKMGLHAAHTAEVRLEEVFVPQENLLGEEGRGLAYALAGLDSGRVGVAAQAVGIARGAFEIAKAYADEREQFGKKLREHQAIAFKIADMHVKIAAARALVLEAARKKDSGGRFTLEASAAKLFASSVAVEVTREAVQVLGGYGYHRDYRVERYYRDAKVTEIYEGTSEIQRHIIARELYR
- a CDS encoding UbiX family flavin prenyltransferase, whose product is MEAMAELPRVVVGLTGASGMPYALDLLETLQGLAEVHLVLSQGAKRVLWEEMGLSPKELYPLAKRVYKDGDLGAPIASGSFRTQGMVVVPCSASTLSKIALGLADTLLTRAAYVHLKERRPLILVPREAPLPLPTLKAMVRAAEAGALILPASPGFYHRPKEIRELLGFITQRILDHLGLSAERAPRWGEPPS